One segment of Deltaproteobacteria bacterium DNA contains the following:
- a CDS encoding acetyl-CoA carboxylase biotin carboxyl carrier protein subunit, with amino-acid sequence MVGKILKIEKNVGEHVEEDDVVIVMEAMKMEIPIVAPASGTVKEIKVAPGQAVEAEQALAIIE; translated from the coding sequence ATGGTGGGCAAGATTTTAAAAATCGAGAAGAATGTCGGTGAACATGTCGAAGAAGACGATGTCGTGATTGTCATGGAAGCGATGAAAATGGAGATTCCGATCGTCGCGCCCGCTTCCGGAACCGTCAAGGAAATAAAAGTGGCGCCCGGCCAAGCCGTCGAAGCCGAACAAGCTCTCGCAATCATCGAATAA
- a CDS encoding sodium ion-translocating decarboxylase subunit beta, translated as MESALITGLQGLVAGIVGLTLGQVFMITVACVLLYLGIAKGYEPLLLVPIGFGAIMVNIPLADMMGKDGFLRFFYDAGVLTEVFPLLIFVGIGAMTDFQPLLQNPKIILLGAAGQFGIFITLLLALALGFDKLDAIAVAVIGACDGPTAIYVSSKFAPHMLGAVSVAAYSYMSLVPLIQPPIMRALTTAKERAIIMSAAKSAPISKNAKIVFPIAVTIFASILAPKGAPLIATIMLGNLLRESGCVDRLKSCSENELTNIVTLLLGLCIGATMEADKFLKAQTLLVLLLGFIAITLDTAVGILFGKLMCLMTGGKINPLIGAAGISAFPMSARVVQAEGQKYNKKSYLLMHAMSANAAGQIGSVIAAAVMLSVLKGMGIVGG; from the coding sequence ATGGAATCAGCGTTAATTACTGGCCTACAGGGCCTAGTCGCCGGCATCGTTGGTCTCACCCTCGGCCAAGTCTTCATGATCACAGTCGCCTGCGTGCTGCTCTATCTCGGCATCGCCAAAGGTTACGAACCCTTGTTACTCGTCCCCATCGGCTTCGGTGCTATCATGGTTAACATTCCCTTGGCCGACATGATGGGCAAGGATGGCTTCCTGCGATTTTTCTATGATGCCGGCGTGCTGACAGAAGTGTTTCCACTGCTCATTTTCGTCGGCATCGGCGCCATGACCGACTTTCAGCCGTTGTTGCAGAATCCCAAAATTATCTTGCTCGGCGCGGCCGGACAGTTTGGCATCTTCATAACGCTCTTGCTCGCCTTGGCACTGGGCTTCGATAAGCTCGACGCCATCGCCGTAGCGGTCATCGGCGCTTGCGATGGACCAACTGCTATCTACGTCAGTTCGAAGTTCGCGCCGCATATGTTGGGTGCGGTATCGGTGGCGGCGTACTCTTACATGTCCTTGGTACCCTTGATTCAACCACCGATCATGCGCGCTCTCACCACCGCAAAAGAGCGAGCGATTATCATGAGCGCAGCCAAGTCAGCACCCATTTCCAAAAATGCGAAGATCGTTTTCCCCATTGCCGTCACCATCTTCGCATCCATCTTGGCGCCCAAAGGCGCGCCCTTGATCGCCACCATCATGCTTGGCAATCTGCTGCGCGAAAGCGGCTGCGTCGACCGGCTCAAGAGTTGCTCCGAGAACGAGCTCACCAACATCGTTACGCTGCTGCTTGGCCTGTGCATCGGCGCCACCATGGAAGCCGATAAGTTCTTGAAGGCGCAGACCCTGCTGGTTCTCCTGCTCGGCTTCATCGCCATCACCCTCGACACCGCAGTGGGCATTCTGTTCGGCAAGTTGATGTGCCTCATGACCGGCGGCAAGATCAATCCATTGATCGGCGCCGCCGGCATCTCGGCGTTTCCCATGTCAGCCCGCGTCGTCCAAGCCGAAGGGCAGAAATACAATAAGAAAAGTTATCTGCTCATGCATGCCATGAGCGCCAACGCCGCCGGCCAGATCGGTTCCGTCATCGCCGCGGCAGTGATGCTTTCGGTACTAAAAGGAATGGGAATTGTCGGCGGCTGA
- a CDS encoding acyl-CoA carboxylase subunit beta, with translation MSKSREELEKKLAGLEQKVAGGDAKTTAKLHEQGNLNARERIDKLLDPGTFVEEFMLAETPCMDFGMAERKQPSDGVVVGFGKIDGRPVYVYSQDRSILAGSVGAAHAEKIAYAIQTARKVGVPVIGLNDSAGARIQEGLSVTSAIGKIFFENSIASGCIPQISAIMGPCIGVGSYSPALTDIILQVQNSGQMFITGPAVIKEVLGETVTMEELGGSKIHSEISGVTDLVAKNDDECLAMIRRLVGFLPASFEEKPPRKTATDDPNRMLDNLEKLVPEDMKRAYNITQVIKAIVDDGDFFELKAKFARNLVIGLGRLNGEPVGFVANQPMFLAGSLDVDASDKAARFIRFCDAFNVPIVTLMDVPGFFPGKQQEEKGIIRHGAKMLYAYAEATVPKITIVLRKGYGGAKQALCTREMGADQLFVWPGVELAVMGGGGAVNVLYKKEIDQSADPAKTRTEKLAEYLERFSGPFEALAKQFAQAAIRPADTRRRLIQSLEMLRNKKEQRPRKKHGLMPV, from the coding sequence ATGTCAAAATCGCGCGAAGAGCTAGAAAAAAAACTTGCCGGTCTGGAGCAGAAAGTCGCCGGCGGCGATGCCAAGACCACCGCGAAACTGCATGAACAGGGCAATTTAAATGCCCGCGAGCGCATCGACAAACTGCTCGACCCCGGAACTTTCGTCGAAGAGTTCATGTTGGCGGAAACCCCCTGCATGGACTTCGGCATGGCCGAGCGCAAGCAGCCCTCCGACGGCGTCGTCGTCGGCTTCGGCAAAATCGACGGCCGGCCGGTTTATGTCTACTCGCAAGATCGTTCAATTTTAGCCGGTAGCGTCGGCGCAGCCCACGCCGAGAAGATCGCCTACGCGATTCAGACCGCGCGCAAGGTCGGCGTGCCGGTGATCGGTCTCAACGACTCCGCCGGCGCGCGCATCCAAGAAGGGCTGAGCGTCACTTCCGCCATCGGCAAAATCTTTTTTGAGAACAGCATCGCTTCGGGCTGCATTCCGCAGATCTCCGCGATCATGGGGCCGTGCATCGGCGTCGGCTCATATTCGCCAGCTCTCACCGATATTATTTTGCAAGTGCAAAACTCCGGGCAGATGTTCATCACCGGCCCGGCGGTGATCAAGGAAGTCTTGGGCGAAACCGTCACCATGGAAGAGTTGGGCGGCAGCAAAATTCACTCGGAGATTTCCGGCGTCACCGATCTGGTGGCGAAAAACGATGACGAATGTTTGGCGATGATTCGCCGCTTGGTCGGTTTTTTACCGGCGAGCTTCGAAGAGAAACCGCCGCGCAAAACCGCAACCGACGATCCCAACCGCATGCTCGACAACTTGGAGAAGCTCGTGCCGGAGGACATGAAGCGCGCCTACAACATCACACAGGTAATCAAAGCCATCGTCGACGATGGCGATTTTTTCGAATTGAAAGCCAAGTTCGCGCGTAATCTAGTCATCGGCTTGGGCCGGCTGAATGGCGAACCGGTGGGCTTCGTCGCCAATCAGCCGATGTTTCTTGCCGGCAGCCTCGACGTCGACGCCTCAGACAAAGCCGCGCGCTTTATTCGATTCTGCGATGCCTTCAACGTGCCGATCGTTACACTGATGGACGTACCAGGTTTCTTCCCTGGCAAACAGCAGGAAGAAAAAGGCATCATCCGCCACGGCGCTAAGATGCTCTACGCCTACGCTGAAGCGACAGTGCCTAAAATCACTATCGTATTGAGAAAAGGCTATGGCGGCGCCAAGCAAGCGCTGTGCACCCGCGAGATGGGCGCCGATCAGTTATTCGTTTGGCCTGGTGTTGAGCTTGCGGTCATGGGCGGCGGTGGCGCGGTCAACGTGCTCTACAAAAAAGAAATCGACCAATCCGCCGATCCGGCGAAAACCCGCACGGAGAAACTTGCCGAGTATCTCGAACGCTTCAGCGGTCCCTTCGAAGCGCTTGCCAAACAGTTCGCCCAGGCGGCGATCCGGCCAGCCGACACCCGCAGGCGTTTGATTCAGTCTCTGGAAATGCTCCGCAACAAAAAGGAACAACGGCCGCGCAAGAAGCACGGCCTCATGCCGGTATAA
- a CDS encoding HAMP domain-containing histidine kinase, with amino-acid sequence MRVGACLGDGSEVVVWVKDSGVGIAPQDIDTIFEIYRQGQSNPGSSLSGTGLGLAICKKIVEAHGGRIWVESELGKGSTFYFALPGAAEASEFLIPA; translated from the coding sequence ATCCGGGTCGGCGCGTGCCTAGGCGATGGCTCAGAGGTGGTGGTCTGGGTGAAGGACTCCGGCGTCGGCATTGCCCCACAAGACATCGATACGATTTTCGAGATCTATCGCCAGGGGCAGAGCAATCCCGGCAGTTCGCTCAGCGGGACGGGACTCGGACTGGCGATCTGCAAAAAGATCGTCGAAGCCCATGGCGGGCGGATTTGGGTTGAAAGCGAACTTGGTAAAGGCAGTACGTTTTACTTCGCGTTGCCAGGGGCGGCGGAAGCGAGCGAATTTCTTATACCGGCATGA